The sequence AACCTCATCCAGTGTTTCGCACGTCAATTTTGGTCAGTACAATTTCTGTAAGAATTCTTTTTTTGCCGTTCACTGTTATAGTTTCTTCTCTTGCTAACTTCGTTTCTATCAGGATCCTGGAAACATCATAGCAGCACCCGGGTCAAATCTTAGAAACTCGtaagtattttagtttgtaaagCTCTTATTGATTTGTTTTGTAATGCTGACTCCTGACATTGTATTGATGTTGCAGCTTGAACTCTTCTATCAGAAGATCCGCTTGCTCGGGCTTGAAAGATATATTTGAAATGGGTAGTTTGAGATGTTCAACTATATATCCCGAGAATTTCTCGGGAATGGGATCACACTGGGGGCACACCAATTCTGACGATGAGATGTGTCAGATTGATGATAAAGATGATGACCTTATGTGTGGTTCATTAGTAAAGTTTGGATCTGTCTTAGAGTCAAACGACTTGACCAAGGTAATGGACATTTTCTTTCTCTGTCCAGTATCTTAGATGCTCACCACTAATTTAAACATTGATGaatgtttttgttgttttgacTATCAATAGAGTTTTAATCCCATGTCTGAACCAACTGATGATTGGCCATCTAAGTTTGATAAAAGTTTGGAGTTGGATAGAAGTGGAATCGACTCATTACCAGGTCAGACAGCTCAAATGGCTGATAACAGTCTTGGAGCATCTGTTCAGGAAGGCGAGTTTAAATTTAGTTGTGGGCCATCATCTACAGCTGAAGACGATGAAGAAGTTACAGAGTCGAAAATTAGAGCCTTTTTGGATGAAAAGGTGCCTAATGATTTGAACATCTTGGTAAATATCTCTTGTTTCTAATATTATAGCTGTATCATTGAAAAtccattattatttgttattctGTCAGGCTTTAGATCTTAAGAAGTTGCAGACGCCTCTATATGAAGAGTTCTATAACAGCACAATTAATCCCGCTGGTCATCCATGTACAGTTGGTGTTAGGGATAGTGAAAACGTTCCAAGTTTTCTGAATTTACCGCCTAAAAGCAAGTCACCTAGTCGGCTACCAAGTAGAAGATTCTCTGCCATGGTTGATGCTGCCAAGACTGCCAGTCCTTGGTCCAGAAGTCAAACAAAAAATGTGTCAAACGCTAGTATTAGTATTGTGCATGGTCGACCGCTTCAGGAAATTCAGCCACCACAGCTTGGTGAATGGAAGGGTCTTATTGGTACTCAGGAAGGATCTTTAAGCCAAAGGTTTGTGATCAAGTTTTGGTGATTCACATTAGCTTATGTTTCTCAAATTTAATGTATACTTCatcttcttaattaattttttgtttttactgGCAGCACAAACTTCTCTGAGAGGCAAAGAAAGTGGAAAGAGGAACTAGTTGAAGAGCTTGAGAGGACGCGAGGTAAGTTCCTTGTTTTCTCGGTTTACAACTTTTACAGTGTATTTGGAAGTCATTGTGTCATTACTAGGGCTATTTAAAAAGTGTGTTTGAATGTCAAATTGTAATTAGATATAAATTCCAGTTAGTGcatagtttattaattaattatttaatttgtaattacACCCCATTCTTATAAAAGCTACAATAATTAaagaatttaattaaaacagaTCAGTAATTTCTAATTACATGATTATTTTCAATTACACGATTACTGTATTTTACCTggttaaacaaacactttcaaTTATAGGCACTCCTAATTACCTTTGTTTCCTACATATAAACAGTATTCTCATTTCTTAGTAGTGGAAGCACATGATTTTTGGTATTCAATTAAAAGTATCATTAGGCTCTTACATATTCCATAGTTTTTCTTGAAATGGACAATAATTGTGTTACATAAACAAAAGTATGCTGGCCTAGCAAATACTCCTCTTAATTAGGAAAGATTAAAATGTTTTCTCGATTTATGTCAAAATTATAGCAGTACGCTACAATTTGTACATTTTGACTATAAcctaaattttgggaaacaccTTTGATATATTTCAAGTGTCACATTGGTTTCCACATAAATTTTGGTGTGTTAGTGTAATTTTTACTTAAGAGGAGTCAAGATATTTAATAAGATCATAAATTAATAGCTATGAATATTGAGAGtgcatatttttctttttttttttttacagaaatgaTGCGTCAGGCAGGTGGGGTGGGAGGCAAGACCTCATCTCCAAAGGATCCAAATCTAATTCGACAGAGGGAGAGGCAACGAGTTGGACTCCCAGGAAAATGAACATTGTACGTACGTACCAACTCAAATTGTATCTAAAAGTGTCACTTTTTTAATTCATACGGAAAAAATAAGTTATACCTTTTCCGTTGGGGGTGTCATCATCATTCGTGGATGGCTCTCCCACTGGTGAGAAAATGGTGTCCAATAGTAAAATGGGTCACCTTCCCCCActgtattttttgtattttttttaatgatttattATTTCCATATATATCTCTCTTTTTAGTTATTGCGGAATATGAAATGAAGCATGATATGGGGTACCTTGAGTTTGTATGAATATCCCTTCTATAtattatttcaaatatatattaacaGTGTTTTGTGTATAATGGTTTTGTCTAAACTACATTTATGTTATCATTATTTCAAATTATGTGTCTCAATCTCATATATTCACATGTTAATTATGCGATCACAAAACGTTAATTTACATCGCATCATCTCAAAACATTGTCGTTATTGCTTGAACCAATAAGAGGAGAATGGCATGGCATCGCCACTATGAATGAAAACATTAGTTGGATATTTTTTCTTTGATCCACAGTTGGATATTTTGTTGGTAGTGACGTATTGGATACCTACACGTGTATATTCTTTCTCTctaaatagaatttttttatgGTCCAACATTCCATACCCAATTGAAAAAGGCCACACAAGGGAAAATGGCTTCTAAATTGGGTTTgtcataaataaatgacaaatgAAATTGATTCACAAAAGTGTCTAAAACGCAATGCTATTATGCTGTAGTATAGTACTTTTTCTTGCTTATTAACGTTGATAATAAGTATATTCACAATCAATTTTCGCTTCTTGTTTAATTCATCCGTTTTTAGACCATATTTcatttttgaaaatagaaacATACCCCTTGGGAAAATAAAAAcatgtaatattatttttaaaaaagaaaagcatGATGTGTATtttgataaattaaaaaaagaatttgAGTTGGTAAGATTTATGATTATTGTGTGTAATTGAGAAACATGAGCCGTTTTGAGTCACCAATATTTGGAATAATGGGCGGCTTGTTAATAATGTGTTTCCTAATTTGTTTACAAATGGACCACTGGACTATGCTTATTGCTTACCATGATTTCAAATCAGAAAGATcgtaaaaataaacaaaaaatctGTGAAAGTTGTTTTTGTTCCTATAGATCAGAAA is a genomic window of Cannabis sativa cultivar Pink pepper isolate KNU-18-1 chromosome 9, ASM2916894v1, whole genome shotgun sequence containing:
- the LOC115723032 gene encoding mitogen-activated protein kinase kinase kinase NPK1 — its product is MQDIIGSVRRSLVFRTQGGGGAAGAEDGVGFGGLVEKIGSSIRKSRIGLFSKPPLRALTPPTARDDAPPIRWRKGELIGCGAFGRVYMGMNLDSGELLAVKQVLIAAGSVSKEKTQAHIRELEEEVNLLKNLSHPNIVRYLGTAREDESLNILLEFVPGGSISSLLGKFGSFPESVIRMYTKQLLLGLEYLHKNGIMHRDIKGANILVDNKGCIKLADFGASKKVVELATITGAKSMKGTPYWMAPEVILQTGHSFSADIWSVGCTMIEMATGKPPWSQQYQEVAALFHIGTTKSHPPIPEHLSAEAKDFLLKCLHKEPDLRPTASELLQHPFVTGVYQEPHPVFRTSILDPGNIIAAPGSNLRNSLNSSIRRSACSGLKDIFEMGSLRCSTIYPENFSGMGSHWGHTNSDDEMCQIDDKDDDLMCGSLVKFGSVLESNDLTKSFNPMSEPTDDWPSKFDKSLELDRSGIDSLPGQTAQMADNSLGASVQEGEFKFSCGPSSTAEDDEEVTESKIRAFLDEKALDLKKLQTPLYEEFYNSTINPAGHPCTVGVRDSENVPSFLNLPPKSKSPSRLPSRRFSAMVDAAKTASPWSRSQTKNVSNASISIVHGRPLQEIQPPQLGEWKGLIGTQEGSLSQSTNFSERQRKWKEELVEELERTREMMRQAGGVGGKTSSPKDPNLIRQRERQRVGLPGK